In a single window of the Olivibacter sp. SDN3 genome:
- the der gene encoding ribosome biogenesis GTPase Der has translation MSNIIAIVGRPNVGKSTLYNRLTESRKAIVDDFSGVTRDRHYGQAEWTDKTFTVIDTGGYVHGSDDVFEVAIREQVLIAIEEATVILFMVDVTVGITDLDDDIADLLRRSKKPVFVVVNKVDHHQLHNEASVFYSFGLGEIYNISSMTGSGTGELLDEVIKHFDEITDEDSTLPRYTIVGRPNVGKSSLINALIGKERNIVTPIAGTTRDSIQIHYNQFGHEFMLIDTAGLRRKTKVKENIEFYSVMRTIKALEEADVVILMIDALEGIESQDINIFHLAEKNKKGVVLLVNKWDLIEKDHKSTKKFEDLIREKTAPFVDYPIIFTSVTEKQRIFKAIEAASKVYENKFKKIATSKLNDIMLPIIENYPPPATKGKYIKIKYITQITGRSPMFAFFCNLPQYIKDPYKRFIENKLREHFDFEGVPVQIFFRQK, from the coding sequence ATGTCTAATATTATCGCTATCGTTGGCCGGCCGAATGTCGGCAAATCCACTCTTTATAACCGTTTAACTGAAAGTCGAAAAGCTATTGTTGACGATTTTAGTGGGGTAACGCGTGACAGGCATTACGGACAGGCGGAATGGACAGATAAAACATTTACGGTGATTGACACAGGGGGCTATGTGCACGGATCTGACGACGTTTTTGAAGTTGCCATTCGTGAGCAGGTCCTCATTGCTATTGAAGAGGCTACGGTCATTTTGTTTATGGTAGATGTAACCGTAGGTATTACCGATCTTGATGATGACATTGCGGATTTATTACGTCGATCTAAAAAACCCGTATTTGTAGTGGTCAACAAAGTCGACCACCATCAATTACATAATGAAGCTTCTGTTTTTTATAGCTTTGGTCTAGGTGAAATTTATAATATATCATCTATGACTGGTTCCGGAACTGGTGAATTGCTGGATGAAGTTATCAAACATTTTGACGAAATCACCGATGAGGATAGTACCTTGCCAAGGTATACGATAGTTGGTAGGCCAAACGTTGGTAAGTCATCATTAATAAATGCACTTATTGGAAAAGAGCGTAATATAGTAACTCCTATTGCGGGCACCACGCGTGATTCCATACAAATCCATTACAATCAATTTGGTCATGAGTTTATGCTGATTGATACTGCAGGATTACGTAGGAAAACAAAAGTAAAAGAAAATATTGAATTCTATTCTGTCATGCGCACCATCAAAGCACTGGAAGAAGCAGATGTGGTTATCTTAATGATAGATGCATTGGAAGGGATAGAGTCGCAAGACATCAATATTTTTCACTTAGCTGAGAAAAATAAGAAAGGAGTCGTTCTTTTAGTAAACAAATGGGACTTAATCGAAAAGGATCATAAATCGACGAAGAAATTTGAAGATCTTATTCGTGAAAAAACCGCTCCATTTGTAGATTATCCCATTATTTTCACATCGGTAACCGAGAAGCAACGTATTTTCAAAGCGATAGAAGCAGCCTCAAAGGTATATGAAAATAAATTCAAAAAAATAGCTACCTCGAAACTTAATGATATTATGTTGCCCATCATTGAGAATTATCCTCCACCTGCCACAAAAGGGAAATACATTAAGATAAAGTACATCACACAGATAACCGGACGCTCACCTATGTTCGCATTTTTCTGTAATCTCCCCCAATATATCAAAGATCCTTATAAAAGGTTTATTGAAAACAAACTGCGCGAGCATTTTGATTTTGAAGGGGTACCTGTACAAATATTTTTCAGGCAGAAGTAA
- a CDS encoding mechanosensitive ion channel family protein — protein MKFNQTTHTIVSRITEIAISICFAIIVIRILYVFEDYLYHRFDITKENNLRERKIRTQIVFIRKLLITLIILITTAIILLSFENMRKIGAGLLTGVGIGGIIIGFAAQKSLGNLLAGFQIAFTQPIRVDDVLIVEGEWGKVEEINLTYVVVAIWDKRRLVLPINYFIEKPFQNWTRTTAEILGTVFIYIDFTIPVGSLRQKLSELLHGHHLWDGKVNVLQVTDLKERTMEIRCLMSCRNSGNAFDLRCYVREEMIAFIKEHYPDSLAKTRISLDHDQ, from the coding sequence ATGAAATTCAATCAAACAACGCACACTATAGTTTCTAGAATCACCGAGATAGCTATTAGTATATGTTTTGCAATAATTGTTATACGTATATTATACGTATTTGAAGATTACCTCTATCATCGTTTTGACATCACTAAAGAAAACAATCTTAGGGAAAGAAAAATTCGTACACAGATTGTTTTCATCCGAAAACTATTAATTACATTAATCATATTAATCACTACGGCGATTATTCTTCTAAGTTTCGAAAACATGCGTAAAATCGGCGCTGGGCTTTTAACTGGTGTTGGTATTGGCGGTATCATCATCGGTTTCGCCGCTCAAAAATCATTAGGAAATTTACTCGCAGGCTTTCAAATTGCATTCACACAACCTATTCGGGTGGATGACGTTTTAATTGTAGAGGGGGAATGGGGCAAAGTAGAGGAAATCAATTTGACCTATGTCGTGGTAGCCATTTGGGATAAGCGAAGACTCGTCCTGCCTATTAATTATTTTATAGAAAAACCTTTTCAAAACTGGACACGAACTACCGCAGAAATTCTAGGCACAGTCTTTATATATATAGATTTTACGATTCCTGTTGGAAGTTTACGACAGAAATTAAGCGAATTGCTACATGGGCACCACCTGTGGGACGGTAAGGTAAATGTATTACAGGTAACCGATCTAAAAGAACGGACAATGGAAATTAGGTGTCTAATGAGTTGTCGGAATTCAGGAAATGCTTTTGATTTAAGATGTTACGTACGTGAAGAAATGATTGCTTTTATCAAAGAACATTATCCAGACAGCCTAGCAAAAACACGAATAAGTTTAGACCATGACCAGTAA
- a CDS encoding porin: protein MMKSTRLIGYVCLVFFFLFTKKAFGQRERDEFATLKNFKGLQFKSADSTIYMNFRFRMQNRLGAYTTEGDGLAIREFDARVRRLRMRVDGYLYSPKFSYTIQLAFTRGDQDFDDTGVANIVRDAVVFYNFTPNFYVAFGLNKLPGNRQRVNSSGQLQFADRSIVNAAMNIDRDFGVKAYYKGLIGDAVYHVKGAITTGEGRVANNTDEGLAYTGRLEFLPFGDFKDDGDYSEGDLMREERPKLAVGGGYSRNVGTTRSGGQIGFYLYSPVTLGTYFTDAIFKYNGWAYQIEYLKRNVDHVFLYNEEGDMQYVFNGQGLNQQLSYLFKNNYEIAGRYSWLEPGRNIRSLQQETEVVELGLTKYLHAHRIKLQLNVNYHTKEGIYALEGASSRWGGVFQVELGI, encoded by the coding sequence ATGATGAAATCAACACGATTAATAGGTTATGTTTGTTTAGTCTTTTTTTTTCTTTTTACAAAAAAGGCTTTCGGGCAGCGGGAACGGGACGAATTTGCGACGCTAAAGAACTTTAAAGGTTTACAGTTTAAATCGGCGGATTCAACTATCTATATGAATTTCCGGTTTAGAATGCAGAATCGCTTGGGCGCATATACTACCGAAGGTGATGGACTAGCTATACGGGAATTTGATGCACGCGTGAGACGTTTGCGCATGCGGGTGGATGGTTATTTATATTCGCCGAAATTTTCTTACACCATCCAACTTGCGTTTACACGTGGCGATCAAGATTTTGATGATACGGGCGTAGCTAACATAGTAAGAGATGCTGTTGTCTTTTACAACTTCACGCCGAATTTTTATGTGGCATTTGGATTAAATAAGCTTCCAGGAAATAGACAGCGCGTTAATTCATCCGGTCAGCTACAGTTCGCGGATCGTTCGATAGTAAATGCGGCGATGAATATTGACCGTGATTTTGGTGTTAAAGCATATTATAAAGGCTTAATTGGTGACGCTGTATATCATGTAAAAGGTGCTATTACCACTGGGGAAGGAAGGGTGGCAAATAATACTGATGAAGGACTGGCATATACCGGTCGCTTGGAATTTCTGCCATTTGGCGATTTTAAAGACGATGGAGATTATTCAGAAGGTGACTTGATGAGAGAGGAAAGACCGAAATTAGCGGTAGGTGGTGGTTATAGTAGAAATGTTGGTACTACTAGAAGTGGTGGTCAAATTGGATTTTATCTTTACTCACCTGTAACGCTAGGGACCTATTTTACAGATGCTATTTTTAAATATAACGGTTGGGCCTATCAGATAGAATATCTTAAAAGGAATGTAGATCATGTCTTCCTCTACAATGAAGAAGGTGATATGCAATATGTGTTTAATGGTCAGGGTCTGAATCAACAGTTATCTTACCTGTTTAAGAACAACTATGAAATCGCCGGACGTTATTCGTGGCTGGAACCAGGAAGAAACATACGGTCCTTACAACAGGAAACAGAAGTGGTGGAACTGGGGCTTACGAAATACCTTCATGCACACCGAATTAAACTTCAATTGAACGTGAATTATCATACAAAAGAGGGAATTTATGCTTTAGAGGGAGCGTCGAGCCGTTGGGGAGGCGTTTTTCAAGTAGAATTGGGAATATAG
- a CDS encoding SRPBCC domain-containing protein: MKDFKKYYIIPAPPEEVYLALTKEQAIRLWTGEEAIMSTDEGSEFSLWDGSISGRNIRFSQDKVIVQQWYFGEQQEDSIVTIKLHPHKKGTSLELTHTNIPVGDHGDIAHGWDRVYMASLAGFFSAGE, translated from the coding sequence ATGAAAGATTTTAAAAAATACTATATCATACCGGCACCGCCAGAAGAGGTATATTTAGCGCTTACCAAGGAACAAGCTATTCGTTTGTGGACTGGAGAAGAAGCGATTATGAGCACCGATGAGGGGAGTGAATTTTCTTTATGGGACGGTAGCATAAGTGGCCGAAACATCCGTTTTTCTCAAGATAAAGTCATTGTACAGCAATGGTATTTTGGAGAACAACAAGAAGATTCTATCGTTACAATAAAATTGCATCCACATAAAAAAGGAACTTCACTGGAGCTGACGCACACGAACATACCCGTCGGGGACCACGGTGACATCGCCCACGGATGGGACCGGGTCTATATGGCCTCCCTGGCCGGTTTCTTTTCCGCGGGGGAATGA
- a CDS encoding DinB family protein — MDLIKELKKELQEEAATTRKFFKQLPEDKYDWAPHEKSMPLKSLATHIAEIPEWIAMAVDTNELDLADGYHPTPINSNEDLLNLLEKSVKAGLASLDQIDDEQFDERWALRHGEQVLWDGTKYRMVRLAFSQTSHHRAQLGVYLRLLNIPIPGSYGPSADDNHF, encoded by the coding sequence ATGGACTTAATAAAAGAATTAAAAAAAGAACTTCAAGAGGAGGCAGCTACTACACGAAAATTCTTCAAACAGTTACCTGAAGACAAATACGATTGGGCTCCGCATGAAAAAAGTATGCCGTTGAAATCATTAGCCACACATATTGCTGAAATTCCCGAGTGGATCGCCATGGCTGTTGATACCAATGAGCTTGATTTAGCAGACGGGTACCACCCAACACCCATTAACAGTAATGAAGATCTCTTAAATTTACTTGAAAAATCCGTAAAAGCAGGATTAGCCTCATTGGACCAAATCGACGACGAGCAGTTTGATGAACGCTGGGCATTGCGTCACGGGGAACAGGTGCTTTGGGATGGCACAAAATACCGGATGGTTCGGCTCGCTTTCAGTCAAACATCACATCATCGGGCGCAACTAGGCGTTTATTTACGCTTACTGAATATTCCAATCCCCGGAAGTTACGGTCCTAGTGCCGATGATAACCATTTTTAA
- a CDS encoding type 1 glutamine amidotransferase domain-containing protein, translating into MGTLSERKIAILTEDGFEEVELSNPRQALEDAGATVHLVSPKKDTVRAKAGDEWKGDYKVDINLNDASAVDYDGLLIPGGVINPDKLRTNNDAINFVKAFFEAGKPVAAICHGPQVLIDAEVVEGRRLTSVAAIKKDLINAGADWEDSEVVTDEGLVTSRTPDDLPAFNAKIVEEFAEGKHEGQHA; encoded by the coding sequence ATGGGAACATTAAGTGAAAGGAAAATTGCCATTTTGACAGAAGATGGCTTTGAAGAGGTGGAGCTGTCCAATCCTAGACAGGCACTGGAGGACGCTGGAGCAACGGTGCATCTTGTATCCCCTAAGAAAGACACGGTAAGAGCAAAAGCGGGAGATGAATGGAAAGGCGATTATAAGGTTGATATAAATCTGAACGACGCTTCTGCAGTCGATTATGATGGTTTATTGATTCCCGGAGGGGTGATAAATCCAGATAAACTTCGTACAAATAATGACGCTATTAATTTTGTGAAAGCTTTTTTTGAAGCGGGAAAACCGGTTGCAGCGATTTGTCATGGTCCGCAAGTGTTGATTGATGCTGAAGTTGTTGAAGGAAGACGACTCACCTCAGTGGCGGCTATTAAAAAGGATCTTATCAATGCCGGAGCGGATTGGGAAGATAGTGAGGTGGTTACTGATGAAGGATTAGTGACCAGTAGAACTCCCGACGATCTTCCTGCATTTAATGCTAAGATAGTAGAAGAGTTCGCGGAAGGTAAGCATGAAGGGCAGCATGCTTAG
- a CDS encoding universal stress protein, translated as MGTIIIATDFSNAASNATRYAAALGEHLQIKNLILYHSYHHMILKDNISQEKGLLHQLKNKSLLNLEQQRSSVQNKIPSSISIQLITDELPLVKGVDRIAQKQQAKLVIVGTTGKSKIEKMFIGSNAASLARDSSIPLLLVPEDAIFKAFEKAVYACDLIKVDKMTPVDTLFNIVKKWRLKLLILHVSHPNATFSPNFITEQYHLHELMDELHPEYHFIENKNIVLGIMQFADDKAADLVIASPKPHSFIESLFHRSTTKKLAVHANLPLMILRSS; from the coding sequence ATGGGAACCATTATCATTGCAACGGATTTTTCCAATGCTGCCAGCAACGCAACTCGTTATGCCGCGGCCTTAGGAGAACATCTACAGATTAAAAACCTTATTTTGTATCATTCTTACCACCATATGATCCTTAAGGACAATATCTCGCAAGAAAAAGGTTTACTTCATCAGTTAAAGAATAAATCGCTTTTAAATTTAGAACAACAAAGGTCGTCTGTACAAAATAAGATTCCTTCCAGTATTTCCATTCAATTAATAACCGATGAACTTCCGCTTGTTAAAGGGGTCGATAGGATTGCACAAAAGCAACAGGCAAAACTAGTCATCGTCGGGACAACAGGCAAAAGTAAAATTGAAAAAATGTTTATAGGCAGTAATGCAGCGAGTTTAGCACGAGACTCCTCGATACCACTTCTTTTAGTACCTGAAGATGCCATTTTTAAAGCTTTTGAAAAAGCGGTTTACGCCTGTGACCTTATCAAGGTAGACAAAATGACTCCTGTAGACACGCTCTTCAATATCGTAAAAAAATGGCGGTTGAAACTGCTTATTCTTCACGTCTCGCATCCAAATGCAACATTTAGTCCGAATTTCATAACAGAGCAATATCATTTACATGAATTGATGGATGAATTACATCCGGAATATCATTTTATTGAAAACAAAAATATTGTACTAGGCATCATGCAATTTGCAGACGATAAGGCTGCAGATTTAGTGATAGCATCTCCCAAACCACATAGTTTTATCGAAAGCTTATTTCACCGCAGCACAACCAAGAAATTAGCCGTGCACGCTAATTTACCATTGATGATTTTACGATCATCATAA
- the era gene encoding GTPase Era yields the protein MSHKAGFVSIIGKPNAGKSTLMNSLVGEKMSIVTPKAQTTRHRILGIVNEEDYQIIFSDTPGVIKPVYGLQESMMSFVQGSLIDADVILFVTDINERYDEGDVIEKLRKTSSPVAVLVNKIDKSTEENVKKKIAYWQETLNPQAIFAVSALLGHNVQAIFEFVLENLPIHPPYYDKEELTDKTERFFVSEMIREKIFKLYEKEIPYSTEVIVTSFKQEEDIVRISAEIIVERDSQKNIIIGKGGAMIKKVGTYAREDIEEFLQKKVFLELFVKVIANWRSKKNYLKSFGYDQ from the coding sequence ATGTCACATAAAGCCGGATTCGTTAGCATTATCGGGAAGCCTAACGCAGGTAAATCAACACTAATGAACTCATTAGTAGGAGAAAAGATGTCTATAGTTACTCCGAAAGCTCAAACTACCAGGCATCGAATTTTAGGGATTGTTAATGAAGAGGATTACCAAATCATTTTTTCAGACACCCCTGGGGTAATCAAACCAGTGTATGGTTTGCAAGAATCGATGATGAGTTTTGTTCAAGGTTCATTGATTGATGCAGATGTTATATTATTTGTGACAGATATAAATGAACGGTATGACGAGGGAGATGTAATAGAGAAACTTAGAAAAACATCTTCCCCTGTGGCTGTGCTGGTGAATAAAATTGATAAATCTACTGAGGAGAATGTGAAGAAGAAAATTGCTTATTGGCAGGAGACGTTAAATCCTCAAGCGATTTTCGCTGTTTCGGCGCTGTTAGGACATAATGTGCAAGCAATTTTTGAGTTTGTTTTGGAAAATCTTCCCATTCATCCGCCTTATTATGATAAAGAAGAATTAACTGATAAAACGGAGCGTTTTTTTGTTTCGGAAATGATTCGAGAGAAGATCTTTAAATTATATGAGAAAGAAATCCCATATAGCACGGAGGTAATTGTTACCTCTTTTAAACAGGAGGAAGATATCGTACGTATAAGTGCTGAAATAATTGTTGAACGGGATTCTCAAAAGAATATCATTATAGGAAAAGGGGGTGCGATGATAAAAAAGGTTGGTACGTATGCTCGAGAGGATATAGAAGAATTTTTACAGAAAAAGGTTTTTCTGGAGCTTTTTGTTAAGGTGATTGCCAATTGGAGAAGCAAAAAAAATTATCTAAAAAGCTTTGGCTATGATCAATAG
- a CDS encoding murein L,D-transpeptidase yields the protein MKKNHLFTMLILLLIIIGCNQNNKKKALPPIDSLQNKALEEWNRTIPGNFSGQTDLNFDSTALTAFFNSHPDFKIYEDNIRTFYNNRSYNHAWFDHNGLIEQAGNLADRMLNLQNEGINQKLPYDQTLDSLLSKYDHQQQKDILDLELMLTAQYFAFAHFAWQGLDTTISKANDWFVPRKKVAYELYLDSMLKQPLNKRGASIEPVYRQYEQLRTYLLQYRQLDAVTDWPIITSDKKSYKIGDSAIAIGAIKKRLHKLQDYTGDTTTNIFDSVLFKAVRNFQGRHGLENDGAIGPSTMAALNVSIQERIKQIIVNMERSRWLPVSLKTDYLAVNIPEFKLHVYNADSLLWSCNVVVGKAVHKTVIFHGDIKYVVFSPYWNVPPSIVRNEILPGIRKDPKYITKHNMEITGNSGGLPTVRQKPGPKNSLGLVKFLFPNSYNIYLHDSPAKSLYNQASRAFSHGCIRVSEPDKLANFLLKNDSSWTKETIYQAMHAGKEKYVTLKQPVPVYIAYFTAFIDREGKINFRDDIYDRDRRLASMLIAEK from the coding sequence ATGAAAAAAAATCACCTCTTTACAATGCTAATTTTACTCTTAATAATTATTGGTTGTAATCAGAACAATAAAAAGAAAGCATTACCTCCAATAGACTCTTTACAAAATAAGGCTTTAGAAGAATGGAATAGAACCATCCCCGGCAATTTTAGTGGACAAACAGATCTGAACTTTGACAGTACCGCACTCACTGCTTTTTTTAATAGTCATCCTGACTTCAAGATTTACGAAGACAATATTAGAACATTTTATAACAATCGCTCTTACAACCATGCTTGGTTCGATCATAATGGATTAATTGAGCAGGCCGGCAATTTGGCCGACAGGATGCTCAACCTACAAAATGAAGGTATTAATCAAAAATTGCCCTATGATCAAACGTTAGACTCACTATTATCAAAATACGATCATCAGCAACAAAAAGATATCTTAGATCTCGAGCTAATGCTTACTGCCCAATATTTTGCTTTTGCTCACTTCGCATGGCAAGGTCTTGATACGACGATTAGTAAAGCAAATGATTGGTTTGTTCCGAGAAAAAAGGTCGCTTATGAGCTTTACCTTGACAGCATGTTAAAACAACCTCTAAATAAAAGAGGTGCTTCTATAGAACCGGTCTATCGCCAGTATGAACAGTTACGAACTTACCTTCTTCAATATAGGCAGTTAGATGCCGTTACGGACTGGCCGATAATTACCTCCGATAAGAAGTCCTATAAAATAGGTGACAGTGCGATTGCGATCGGCGCAATCAAAAAAAGACTTCACAAACTCCAGGACTATACGGGTGATACCACAACAAACATATTTGATTCCGTTTTATTTAAAGCTGTAAGAAACTTTCAGGGGAGACATGGCCTGGAAAATGACGGAGCAATCGGCCCCAGCACAATGGCAGCATTGAATGTGTCCATTCAAGAACGGATAAAACAAATCATTGTAAACATGGAGCGTAGCCGCTGGCTTCCCGTTAGTCTAAAAACAGACTATCTCGCCGTTAATATACCCGAATTTAAACTACATGTATATAATGCCGACAGTCTTCTTTGGAGTTGCAATGTCGTTGTAGGAAAAGCAGTCCATAAAACAGTCATTTTTCATGGAGATATCAAATATGTAGTTTTCAGTCCATACTGGAACGTACCGCCAAGTATCGTCAGAAACGAAATCTTGCCGGGTATACGTAAGGACCCTAAATACATCACTAAACATAATATGGAAATTACCGGTAATAGTGGTGGACTTCCTACAGTTCGTCAAAAGCCAGGACCAAAAAACTCACTTGGATTAGTAAAATTCTTATTCCCGAACAGCTATAACATCTACTTGCATGATAGTCCTGCTAAATCATTATATAACCAGGCATCGCGCGCTTTTAGTCATGGTTGCATTCGCGTGAGTGAGCCTGATAAACTAGCGAATTTTTTACTGAAAAATGATTCGTCCTGGACTAAGGAAACCATTTATCAGGCAATGCATGCGGGTAAAGAAAAGTATGTAACATTAAAGCAACCCGTCCCGGTATACATTGCTTATTTCACTGCTTTTATTGATCGGGAAGGAAAAATTAATTTCCGAGACGACATATACGACAGAGATAGACGTCTGGCTAGTATGCTCATCGCCGAAAAATAA